From a single Flavobacterium sp. genomic region:
- a CDS encoding NAD(P)/FAD-dependent oxidoreductase yields MNSKYDIIIIGGGAAGFFTAINIVEKNSNLKVAILERGKSVLEKVRISGGGRCNVTHACFVPNDLVKFYPRGERELKGPFNQFCSGDTIDWFEKHGVELKIEEDGRMFPISNSSQTIIDCFQEAVKKLKIDVLTNHSVQELDKTDSHWKVTTTQEVFTCDKIVMASGSNPKMWELLQNLGHSIIEPVPSLFTFNIKDPRIKDLMGLSAVASVKVKKSKLEASGPLLITHWGMSGPGILRLSAWGARELAEKKYQFAIQVNWLNETTFEEALDLLKDIKEENAKKLVAKYAYFELPKRLWENLVKAAGISEELKWADLNKKHLHSFIEQLTNGEFHVNGKSTFKEEFVTAGGIDLKEVNFKTMESKILPNVYFAGEILNIDAITGGFNFQNAWTGGFIVANSITLLES; encoded by the coding sequence TTGAACTCAAAATACGACATCATTATTATTGGCGGAGGCGCTGCCGGGTTTTTTACTGCAATTAACATTGTAGAGAAGAATTCAAACCTAAAAGTAGCTATACTTGAAAGAGGAAAAAGTGTTTTAGAAAAAGTTCGAATTTCTGGTGGTGGGCGATGCAATGTTACACATGCGTGTTTTGTGCCAAATGATTTAGTAAAATTTTATCCGCGTGGCGAGCGCGAGTTAAAAGGGCCATTTAATCAATTTTGTTCTGGCGATACTATAGATTGGTTTGAAAAACATGGTGTAGAACTTAAAATTGAAGAAGACGGACGAATGTTTCCTATTTCAAATTCGTCACAAACGATAATTGATTGTTTTCAAGAAGCGGTAAAAAAGCTGAAAATTGATGTTTTAACTAATCATAGTGTTCAGGAATTGGACAAAACGGATTCGCATTGGAAAGTAACCACAACACAAGAAGTTTTTACCTGTGATAAAATTGTAATGGCTTCAGGAAGTAATCCGAAAATGTGGGAATTACTACAAAATTTGGGTCACTCGATTATTGAACCAGTTCCTTCGTTGTTTACTTTTAACATTAAAGACCCAAGAATTAAAGATTTAATGGGGCTTTCTGCAGTAGCTTCAGTAAAGGTTAAGAAATCCAAACTAGAAGCGTCTGGACCTTTGTTAATTACGCATTGGGGCATGAGTGGACCCGGAATTTTAAGACTTTCGGCCTGGGGAGCAAGAGAATTAGCTGAAAAAAAATACCAGTTCGCCATTCAAGTCAATTGGTTAAACGAAACCACTTTTGAAGAAGCGCTAGATTTGTTGAAAGACATCAAAGAAGAAAACGCCAAAAAATTAGTTGCTAAATATGCATATTTTGAATTGCCAAAACGCCTTTGGGAAAATTTGGTAAAAGCAGCTGGAATTTCGGAAGAACTAAAATGGGCCGATCTAAATAAAAAACATCTCCATTCGTTCATTGAACAACTTACAAATGGCGAATTTCACGTAAATGGAAAAAGCACTTTCAAAGAAGAATTTGTAACCGCAGGTGGAATCGACTTAAAAGAAGTGAATTTCAAAACTATGGAAAGCAAAATTTTACCAAATGTTTATTTTGCAGGAGAAATTTTAAATATCGATGCTATTACAGGTGGATTCAACTTCCAAAATGCATGGACAGGCGGATTTATTGTGGCTAATTCTATAACATTGCTTGAATCATAG
- a CDS encoding LPP20 family lipoprotein: MLKYIVLLTSFIIFFSCGSSKNNAVIPENAPEWVSKTPLSNFNYIGIGMAPKSSTDYREKAQKMALTEISNSISVTVTSNNSLNVFQYDDTFNEFYRMNSMVSSATYLEGYDIVDVFETENYFYTYLTLSKQKHQQLRKARINKALETSIFKFDYAKKLNNEKDFSEAIKQQILALEDISEFLNEDLRYNDNQMEKPYVSFLMNTIFTNLNQIEISFPIKQLNIKHASDAKEIRIQPIMIQSHNKTLSNIPVSVLYSWLPGQSLNLVSESNGTISLVIPRNCSKNNSEKITAVLDTYSLVKNLSQNRVVQKIFENYQSKKFEIAISKQLPTIEFDIYLMEDTKKNLNALEDELFQIFSADYFSLASKKAKKDYTITIESKKIENLQVNGKISTKLESRIKITNTNNHIVYQETLHNIIGIGSSTELAEQDALQSLVDKIKIVTYSAMIQAML; encoded by the coding sequence ATGCTTAAATATATCGTTTTACTTACTAGTTTTATTATTTTTTTCTCATGCGGAAGTTCTAAAAACAACGCCGTAATTCCTGAAAATGCTCCAGAATGGGTATCTAAAACACCTCTAAGCAATTTCAATTATATAGGAATTGGAATGGCTCCAAAATCGTCAACTGATTACCGAGAAAAAGCACAAAAAATGGCGCTAACTGAAATTTCAAACAGTATTTCAGTTACCGTTACTAGTAATAATTCATTGAACGTTTTTCAATACGATGATACTTTTAATGAATTTTATCGAATGAATAGCATGGTTTCAAGTGCTACTTACTTGGAAGGCTATGATATTGTTGATGTTTTTGAAACCGAAAACTATTTCTATACCTATTTGACCTTATCAAAACAAAAACACCAACAATTAAGAAAAGCTAGAATAAACAAAGCATTAGAGACTTCTATTTTTAAGTTTGATTATGCAAAAAAATTGAACAATGAAAAAGATTTTTCTGAAGCAATTAAACAACAAATTTTAGCATTAGAAGATATCAGCGAGTTTTTAAATGAAGATTTACGTTACAACGATAATCAGATGGAAAAACCATACGTTAGCTTTTTAATGAATACTATTTTTACTAATTTGAACCAAATCGAAATATCGTTCCCCATAAAACAACTGAACATCAAACATGCCTCAGATGCAAAAGAAATTCGGATTCAACCTATTATGATTCAATCACATAATAAAACTTTGAGCAACATCCCAGTTTCTGTTTTATATTCATGGCTACCAGGACAAAGTTTGAATTTAGTTTCAGAAAGCAATGGCACTATTTCTTTAGTAATTCCTAGAAATTGCAGCAAAAACAATTCAGAGAAAATTACTGCTGTTTTAGACACCTATTCATTAGTAAAAAACTTAAGCCAAAATCGTGTAGTCCAAAAAATATTTGAAAATTATCAATCCAAAAAATTCGAAATAGCCATTTCAAAACAATTACCTACAATTGAATTTGATATTTATTTGATGGAGGACACTAAGAAAAATTTAAATGCGTTAGAAGATGAATTATTTCAGATTTTTTCTGCCGACTATTTCTCTTTAGCTTCAAAAAAAGCAAAAAAAGATTACACTATTACTATTGAAAGTAAAAAGATTGAGAACTTACAAGTAAATGGTAAAATTTCTACGAAACTTGAAAGTCGAATTAAAATTACCAACACCAATAATCATATTGTTTATCAAGAAACACTTCACAACATCATTGGAATTGGTTCAAGCACTGAACTTGCTGAACAAGATGCTTTACAATCGTTAGTAGATAAAATCAAGATAGTAACTTACAGCGCTATGATTCAAGCAATGTTATAG
- a CDS encoding alpha/beta hydrolase, with amino-acid sequence MKQVLFFILFSCFAFSQSKIKSYALENSGNFEGNIERVDSFPSKYIVPRTVDVWLPKEYSKSKKYNVLYMHDGQMLFDSTKTWNKQEWKVDEVTSQLMRENKVKEFIVVAIWNIPNLRHMDLYPKKPYESLSKEFKEKIQIEAKKSQFPFDDSKINSDNYLKFIVEELKPYIDKKYSVFTTANHTAIMGSSMGGLISIYALCEYPTIFGKAACLSTHWIGFREFENNPIPESFFAYMEKNLPEAKNHKIYFDYGTQTLDAYYLKYEYRVDEILKSKGYSTADSRNLKFEDENHSEASWQKRINIPLEFMFGKLIK; translated from the coding sequence ATGAAACAAGTATTATTCTTTATATTATTCTCTTGTTTTGCTTTTTCTCAAAGCAAGATAAAATCCTATGCTCTTGAAAATTCAGGAAATTTTGAGGGGAATATTGAAAGAGTGGATAGCTTTCCTTCTAAATATATTGTACCACGAACAGTTGATGTTTGGTTGCCAAAGGAATATTCCAAATCAAAAAAATACAATGTTTTGTATATGCACGATGGCCAAATGCTGTTTGATTCAACTAAAACTTGGAATAAACAAGAATGGAAAGTTGATGAAGTTACCTCGCAATTAATGAGAGAAAATAAGGTGAAGGAATTTATTGTGGTTGCTATTTGGAATATTCCCAACTTACGCCACATGGATTTGTATCCAAAAAAACCTTACGAATCACTTTCAAAAGAGTTTAAAGAGAAAATTCAAATCGAAGCTAAAAAATCACAATTTCCATTTGATGACAGTAAAATCAATTCCGACAACTATTTGAAGTTCATTGTAGAAGAATTGAAACCTTACATTGATAAAAAGTATTCTGTTTTTACAACGGCAAATCACACAGCCATTATGGGTTCAAGTATGGGCGGATTAATTTCAATATATGCTTTGTGTGAATATCCAACTATTTTTGGAAAAGCGGCTTGTTTATCAACGCATTGGATTGGATTTAGAGAATTTGAAAACAATCCAATACCTGAATCCTTTTTTGCTTACATGGAAAAGAATTTACCCGAAGCTAAGAACCACAAAATATATTTTGATTACGGAACCCAAACATTAGATGCGTACTATTTAAAATATGAATATCGAGTGGATGAAATTTTAAAATCAAAAGGTTATTCAACTGCGGATTCTCGAAATTTAAAATTTGAAGACGAAAATCATTCGGAAGCTTCTTGGCAAAAAAGAATCAATATTCCATTAGAATTTATGTTTGGAAAATTAATAAAATAA
- a CDS encoding diphosphomevalonate decarboxylase encodes MLTEKDFIATSYSSIESANFEWSAPSNIALVKYWGKKENQIPANPSISFTLNNCKTITKLDVVKQLENNSFSFDLLFEGKPKEDFKPKIQKFFERIEKYCPFLKEYHFKIDTQNTFPHSSGIASSASGMAALAMNIMSLEKAINPTITDDYFYSKASFLARLGSGSACRSVQGGVVVWGNHAEINGSSDLFGVEFSEIHFNFKNYQDTILLVDKGEKQVSSTLGHDLMHHHPYAERRFAQAHENLSSIKTILSTGNIAEFIKIVESEALTLHAMMMTSMPYFILMKPNTLEIINKIWKFRNETQIPVCFTLDAGANVHVLYPENVSEKALQFIKDELVGYCQNGQYICDQIGIGAKSN; translated from the coding sequence ATGCTTACTGAAAAAGATTTTATTGCAACCTCATATAGTTCCATCGAGTCCGCTAATTTCGAATGGAGCGCGCCTAGTAATATTGCCTTAGTGAAATATTGGGGCAAAAAAGAAAATCAAATTCCAGCGAATCCATCAATTAGTTTTACGTTAAACAATTGTAAAACAATTACGAAGCTAGATGTAGTTAAACAATTGGAAAATAATTCTTTTTCCTTCGATTTGCTTTTTGAAGGAAAGCCGAAAGAAGATTTTAAACCAAAAATTCAAAAATTCTTTGAAAGAATTGAAAAATATTGTCCTTTCTTGAAAGAATATCATTTTAAAATTGATACTCAAAATACGTTTCCTCATAGTTCAGGAATTGCGTCTTCGGCATCTGGAATGGCAGCTTTAGCAATGAACATTATGAGTTTGGAAAAAGCTATTAATCCAACTATTACTGATGACTATTTTTATTCAAAAGCTTCATTTTTGGCAAGATTAGGAAGTGGAAGTGCTTGTAGAAGTGTACAGGGAGGAGTAGTGGTTTGGGGAAATCATGCAGAAATTAATGGTAGTTCAGATTTGTTTGGCGTGGAATTTTCAGAAATCCATTTCAACTTTAAAAACTATCAAGACACAATTTTGTTAGTCGATAAAGGTGAAAAGCAAGTTTCGAGTACGCTTGGGCACGATTTAATGCACCACCATCCTTATGCCGAAAGACGTTTTGCTCAAGCGCACGAAAATTTATCAAGTATAAAAACAATTTTATCTACAGGAAATATAGCAGAATTTATTAAAATTGTAGAAAGCGAAGCCTTGACTTTACATGCTATGATGATGACTTCAATGCCTTATTTTATTTTAATGAAACCAAACACTTTGGAAATCATTAATAAAATTTGGAAATTCAGAAATGAGACTCAAATTCCGGTATGTTTTACATTAGATGCTGGTGCGAATGTACATGTTTTGTACCCCGAAAACGTTAGCGAAAAAGCATTACAATTTATTAAAGATGAATTAGTTGGCTATTGTCAAAATGGTCAGTATATTTGCGATCAAATTGGAATTGGTGCTAAATCAAATTAA
- a CDS encoding alpha-amylase family glycosyl hydrolase, producing the protein MKKTIITALAVLTLFSCKNETEKSAENSKTEIANFSPDVEENAVIYEVNIRQYSPEGTFNAFTKDIPQLKELGVKIIWVMPIFPISQTKRKATGGDDSKFASEMPAAEQHKYLGSYYAVSDFKKVNPEFGTIEDFRNLVKTAHDNGIYVILDWVPNHTGWDHVWIKNHPEYYTKNAKGEIIDPINPETGKSWGWSDVADLNYDNQGLRKEMTADMLHWIKNENIDGFRCDVASNVPLDYWQQAIPQLRKEKNIFMLAEAWEPELLKDGLFDMAYGWEAHHTMNRIAQGKNSVKDWDKLILDNQKKYNTNDILMNFVDNHDENSWNGTTKSRLAKAEEAMTALSYVMPGMPLIYSGNEYSLNHSLKFFEKDSIPKTKGAAWELRRKLGKLKTENSALNGGKKSASYKKIKTSNDTEILAFERKKNGEKIIYIANLSDKTISTSLPINGEFVDFITGKKIIFDAKLNTQLQPWQYYILN; encoded by the coding sequence ATGAAAAAGACTATCATTACTGCATTAGCAGTTTTAACTTTATTCAGTTGTAAAAATGAAACTGAAAAATCAGCAGAAAATTCAAAAACTGAAATTGCAAATTTTTCTCCAGATGTAGAGGAAAATGCAGTTATTTATGAAGTAAACATCCGTCAGTATTCCCCTGAAGGAACTTTTAATGCATTTACAAAAGACATTCCGCAATTGAAAGAATTAGGTGTAAAAATTATTTGGGTAATGCCTATTTTTCCAATCTCACAAACGAAAAGAAAAGCAACTGGAGGCGATGATAGTAAATTTGCTTCAGAAATGCCGGCAGCGGAGCAACACAAATATTTAGGAAGTTATTATGCCGTTTCTGATTTCAAAAAAGTAAATCCGGAGTTTGGAACAATTGAAGATTTCAGAAATTTAGTAAAAACAGCTCACGATAATGGTATTTATGTAATTTTAGATTGGGTGCCAAATCACACTGGTTGGGATCATGTTTGGATTAAAAATCATCCAGAATATTACACTAAAAATGCTAAAGGAGAAATCATAGACCCGATCAATCCTGAAACTGGAAAATCTTGGGGTTGGTCAGATGTTGCCGACTTAAATTACGACAATCAAGGTTTGCGAAAAGAAATGACAGCCGATATGTTGCATTGGATTAAAAATGAAAATATTGATGGTTTTCGTTGTGATGTGGCAAGTAATGTGCCTTTAGATTATTGGCAGCAAGCAATTCCGCAATTAAGAAAAGAGAAAAATATCTTTATGTTAGCGGAAGCTTGGGAGCCAGAATTATTAAAAGATGGTTTGTTTGATATGGCGTATGGTTGGGAAGCGCATCATACAATGAATAGAATTGCTCAAGGAAAAAATTCGGTGAAAGATTGGGATAAACTTATTTTAGACAATCAAAAAAAATATAACACTAATGATATTTTAATGAATTTTGTTGATAATCACGATGAAAATTCTTGGAATGGCACTACAAAAAGTAGACTTGCAAAAGCAGAAGAGGCAATGACTGCATTGTCCTATGTGATGCCTGGAATGCCTTTAATATATAGTGGAAACGAATATAGTTTGAATCATAGTTTGAAATTCTTCGAAAAAGATTCAATACCTAAAACTAAAGGCGCAGCATGGGAACTCAGAAGAAAATTAGGAAAATTAAAGACCGAAAATAGCGCTTTAAATGGTGGAAAAAAATCAGCCTCCTATAAAAAAATTAAAACATCTAATGATACAGAAATTTTAGCATTTGAGCGTAAAAAAAACGGCGAGAAAATTATTTATATAGCTAATTTATCAGATAAAACAATAAGTACAAGTTTGCCAATTAATGGAGAATTTGTGGATTTTATAACAGGTAAGAAAATTATATTTGATGCCAAGTTAAATACACAATTGCAACCTTGGCAATATTACATTTTAAATTAA
- a CDS encoding geranylgeranylglycerol-phosphate geranylgeranyltransferase: MLTRKSKLVLSKIFSFFSVIRGYNIWVIALAQYLSAIFILAPEKRALDIILDWRLFLIVLASTLTIASGYIINNFYDAKKDLINRPKKAMIERLVSQETKLKVYFGINFIVALLMFFISWRAVLFFSAYIFLIWFYSHKLKKMFLIGNFTASVLAVLPFFGILMYYKNFYEVIFAHATFLFLLILIRELIKDLENIEGDLITDYKTIPVVFGDKMAKSIISILAISTLIPIYFLVEIYDVGYMDIYFYLSLITLLFFVIQLWNVSSKSAYLKLHFLLKFIIVAGVFCIVLIEPSVLIHGKKLILTP, from the coding sequence ATGCTTACCCGTAAATCCAAATTAGTCCTTTCTAAAATTTTCAGCTTCTTTTCTGTGATTAGAGGATACAATATTTGGGTGATTGCACTAGCGCAATATCTTTCTGCTATTTTTATTTTGGCTCCTGAAAAGAGAGCTTTGGATATCATTCTTGATTGGCGTTTATTTTTGATAGTGCTTGCGTCAACTTTAACAATTGCCTCGGGTTATATCATCAATAATTTTTACGATGCTAAAAAGGATTTAATTAATCGCCCTAAAAAAGCTATGATTGAACGATTGGTGAGTCAAGAAACCAAGTTGAAAGTCTATTTCGGAATTAATTTCATAGTTGCTCTGTTGATGTTTTTCATTTCATGGAGGGCAGTTTTATTTTTCTCGGCTTATATTTTTCTCATTTGGTTTTATTCACATAAGTTGAAAAAAATGTTTTTGATTGGAAACTTTACTGCTTCAGTATTAGCAGTTTTGCCATTCTTTGGAATTTTAATGTATTACAAAAACTTTTACGAAGTCATTTTTGCGCATGCAACGTTTTTGTTTTTATTGATTTTAATTCGAGAATTGATTAAAGATTTAGAAAATATTGAAGGCGATTTAATTACAGATTATAAAACAATTCCTGTTGTTTTTGGTGATAAAATGGCAAAATCAATCATCTCAATTTTAGCAATTTCAACTTTAATTCCTATTTATTTTCTTGTTGAAATCTACGACGTAGGTTACATGGATATATATTTTTATTTAAGTTTAATAACATTATTGTTTTTTGTTATCCAATTATGGAATGTATCTTCAAAATCAGCATATTTAAAACTTCATTTTTTATTGAAATTTATCATAGTTGCGGGTGTATTTTGTATTGTTTTAATTGAGCCTTCGGTTTTGATTCATGGAAAAAAATTAATTTTAACGCCTTAA
- a CDS encoding TspO/MBR family protein: protein MNKYLKIIYCVAICLAVGYLSSNVTQSSITTWYPEIKKPSFNPPNWVFAPVWTMLFILMGISAGMVWNKLETNKELVKKGLLFFTVQLLLNALWSYLFFGLNNILLALIEIILLWLIIYETYHVFKQIDKRASYLLIPYLAWVGFATILTGSIFWLNR, encoded by the coding sequence ATGAATAAATATCTTAAAATAATATATTGCGTTGCCATTTGTTTAGCGGTTGGTTATTTATCGAGCAACGTAACGCAGTCAAGCATTACCACTTGGTATCCCGAAATTAAAAAACCGAGTTTTAATCCGCCTAACTGGGTTTTTGCGCCAGTTTGGACAATGCTTTTCATTCTAATGGGAATCTCCGCTGGAATGGTTTGGAACAAATTAGAAACCAATAAAGAATTGGTTAAAAAAGGTTTATTATTCTTCACAGTTCAATTGCTTTTAAATGCTTTGTGGTCGTATTTATTTTTTGGATTGAACAATATTTTATTAGCTTTAATCGAAATTATTTTGCTTTGGTTAATTATTTATGAAACCTATCATGTTTTCAAACAAATTGACAAAAGAGCTTCATATTTATTGATTCCTTATTTAGCTTGGGTTGGATTTGCTACGATTTTAACGGGTAGTATTTTTTGGCTGAATAGATAA
- a CDS encoding glycoside hydrolase family 13 protein has translation MKKIIFSFVALFTLSLAAQIDRIEPPFWYEGMNKSEVQVLFYGKNIAQNSVTVSNNVVITNVTKTENPNYFFVTIDTKNVKAQELQFTFTNGKKSFKRNFEIKKRRPNSALRKSFDASDVMYLLMPDRFANGNPNNDSYSELQEKANRSLPGGRHGGDIQGIINNLDYIKELGATAIWSTPMCEDNDKGYSYHTYGQSDVYKIDSRYGTNEEYKKLADEMHKRDMKLIKDYVTNHWGAEHWMFKDMPTYDWFHQFPGYKQSNYRMTTQYDTNGSKRDAKYCMDGWFVPSMPDLNQSNPLVLNYLIQNAIWWIEYADLDGFRVDTYSYNDKEGIAKWTKAITDEYPYFNIVGEVWMHDQAQISYWQKDSPIAKIQSYNSSLPSVMDFTLHDVFGNVFYEDRADWSNGMIKFYENFVNDFLYADPNNLLIFLENHDTGRFNQIYQNDFKKYQLGMTIMATMRGIPQLYYGSEIGMAGDKGKGDADIRQDFPGGWKGDTNNAFLTSRRTAEQAKFFDFSKKVLNWRKDKAVIHTGKLTHYIPENNVYVYFRHNDKETVMVVINNAPDVQKFSLERFQENIKLFTSANDILSGKTIDLKSELSIEGKTSMILELK, from the coding sequence ATGAAAAAAATAATTTTCTCATTTGTCGCTCTATTCACACTTTCGCTAGCGGCACAAATTGACCGAATAGAACCACCTTTTTGGTACGAAGGCATGAATAAATCCGAAGTTCAAGTATTGTTTTACGGAAAGAATATTGCTCAGAATTCGGTAACTGTTTCAAACAATGTTGTAATTACGAATGTAACTAAAACCGAAAATCCAAATTACTTTTTCGTTACAATTGATACTAAAAATGTAAAAGCACAAGAACTACAATTTACGTTTACCAATGGTAAAAAATCATTCAAAAGAAATTTCGAAATTAAAAAGAGAAGACCGAATTCGGCGCTTCGTAAAAGTTTTGATGCTTCCGATGTAATGTATTTGTTAATGCCAGATCGTTTTGCAAATGGAAATCCAAACAACGATTCATACTCAGAATTACAAGAAAAAGCCAACAGAAGTTTACCAGGCGGAAGACATGGTGGCGATATTCAAGGAATCATCAATAATTTAGATTATATCAAAGAATTAGGTGCAACGGCAATTTGGAGTACGCCAATGTGTGAAGATAATGACAAAGGCTATTCGTATCATACTTACGGACAATCTGATGTGTATAAAATTGATTCACGTTACGGAACCAATGAAGAATACAAAAAGTTAGCCGATGAAATGCACAAACGTGATATGAAATTAATCAAAGATTATGTTACCAATCATTGGGGTGCCGAACATTGGATGTTTAAAGACATGCCAACATACGATTGGTTTCATCAATTTCCAGGTTACAAACAAAGTAACTACCGCATGACGACGCAGTATGACACAAATGGTTCAAAACGCGACGCCAAATACTGTATGGATGGATGGTTTGTGCCAAGTATGCCCGATTTAAATCAATCAAATCCTTTAGTTTTGAATTATTTAATTCAGAATGCGATTTGGTGGATTGAGTATGCTGATTTAGATGGTTTCCGTGTCGATACTTATTCGTACAACGATAAAGAAGGCATCGCAAAATGGACAAAAGCGATTACTGATGAATACCCTTATTTCAATATCGTAGGAGAAGTTTGGATGCACGATCAAGCACAAATTTCGTATTGGCAAAAGGATAGTCCAATTGCGAAAATTCAAAGTTATAATTCGTCTTTACCAAGTGTAATGGATTTTACGTTGCACGATGTTTTTGGAAACGTTTTTTATGAAGACAGAGCCGATTGGAGCAATGGTATGATTAAATTTTACGAGAATTTTGTAAATGATTTCTTGTATGCTGACCCAAATAATCTATTGATTTTCTTAGAGAATCACGATACAGGTCGTTTCAATCAAATTTATCAAAATGATTTCAAAAAATACCAATTGGGAATGACCATAATGGCAACCATGAGAGGAATTCCTCAATTATATTACGGTTCTGAAATTGGAATGGCGGGTGACAAAGGAAAAGGAGATGCTGATATTCGTCAAGATTTTCCGGGTGGTTGGAAAGGCGATACAAATAATGCTTTTTTAACCAGTCGAAGAACTGCTGAACAAGCCAAATTTTTCGATTTTTCAAAAAAAGTATTAAATTGGAGAAAAGATAAAGCCGTAATTCACACCGGAAAATTAACGCACTATATTCCTGAAAATAACGTATATGTGTATTTCCGACATAATGATAAGGAAACGGTTATGGTAGTAATTAATAACGCTCCCGATGTACAAAAATTTAGTCTAGAACGTTTTCAAGAAAATATCAAATTGTTTACTTCAGCAAATGATATTCTTTCAGGAAAAACAATCGATTTGAAAAGTGAATTATCAATTGAAGGAAAAACTTCCATGATTTTAGAATTGAAATAA
- a CDS encoding mevalonate kinase, with amino-acid sequence MKGPLFYSKILLFGEYGIIQDSKGLSIPYNFYNGALKKDENPSESAIKSNESLKKFVVYLEQLQAEQPELVTFNLEVLQQDVNSGMYFDSSIPQGYGVGSSGALVAAIYDKYANDKITVLENLTREKLLQLKTIFSQMESFFHGKSSGLDPLNSYLSIPILINSKDNIEATGIPTQSTQGKGAVFLIDSGIVGETAPMVSIFMENLKDNGFRTMLKSQFIKYTDACVENFLHGDVKLLLENTKQLSKVVLNNFKPMIPEEFHQVWQKGIDTNDYYLKLCGSGGGGYILGFTQDLDKAKESLKDYKLEVVYNF; translated from the coding sequence ATGAAAGGACCACTTTTTTACTCAAAAATATTACTTTTCGGAGAATACGGAATTATCCAAGATTCGAAAGGACTTTCAATTCCATATAATTTCTATAATGGTGCATTAAAGAAAGATGAAAATCCTTCGGAAAGCGCTATTAAATCTAATGAAAGTTTAAAAAAGTTTGTTGTTTATTTAGAACAGCTGCAAGCCGAACAACCTGAATTAGTGACTTTCAATTTGGAAGTATTACAACAAGATGTAAACAGTGGAATGTATTTTGATTCAAGTATTCCTCAAGGATATGGAGTAGGAAGTAGCGGTGCTTTAGTAGCGGCTATTTACGATAAATATGCAAATGATAAAATTACAGTGTTAGAAAATTTAACGCGTGAAAAATTATTGCAATTAAAAACGATTTTTTCTCAAATGGAATCATTTTTCCACGGAAAAAGTTCAGGCTTAGATCCGTTGAATAGTTATTTGAGTATTCCAATTCTAATCAATTCGAAAGATAATATTGAAGCAACTGGAATACCAACACAAAGCACGCAAGGAAAAGGGGCGGTTTTCTTAATTGATTCAGGAATAGTGGGCGAAACTGCTCCAATGGTTTCTATTTTCATGGAAAACTTAAAAGATAACGGTTTCCGTACGATGTTAAAATCACAATTCATAAAATACACCGATGCTTGTGTGGAAAACTTCTTACATGGCGATGTAAAATTGTTGTTAGAAAACACCAAACAATTGTCAAAAGTAGTGTTGAATAACTTTAAACCAATGATTCCAGAAGAATTTCACCAAGTGTGGCAAAAAGGAATCGATACGAACGACTATTATTTAAAATTATGTGGTTCAGGCGGTGGTGGATATATTCTAGGTTTTACCCAAGATTTAGACAAAGCAAAGGAATCTTTAAAAGACTATAAATTAGAAGTAGTTTATAATTTTTAA